In Paenibacillus sp. BIC5C1, a genomic segment contains:
- the prsW gene encoding glutamic-type intramembrane protease PrsW, which yields MLLFSVLAAAVAPGLALLTYFYLKDRYDSEPLHMVFRVFLMGILMVLPVMIIQRGMMIWLGDNPYVEAILISGGVEEFVKWFVIYHIIYNHTEFDEPYDGILYSVAVSLGFATVENVLYAFAGNASVSAMFIRALLPVSGHAMFAVIMGYYMGRAKFSDGKKKRWFLMLSLVLPFFWHALYDVIMNTMVNHWLWFIAPLMAGLWYGAMGKITRANNRSPFRFVKREEEIKL from the coding sequence GTGCTTTTGTTTTCGGTTTTAGCGGCAGCAGTAGCTCCGGGTCTCGCCTTGTTAACATACTTTTATCTGAAAGACCGTTATGACTCTGAACCTCTTCATATGGTATTTCGAGTCTTCCTCATGGGGATTTTGATGGTATTGCCTGTGATGATTATTCAGCGCGGCATGATGATCTGGCTTGGAGATAATCCTTATGTTGAAGCCATCCTGATTTCAGGTGGGGTTGAAGAGTTCGTCAAATGGTTTGTGATATACCATATTATTTATAATCATACCGAATTTGACGAGCCTTACGATGGGATTCTATACTCCGTTGCTGTTTCACTCGGATTTGCTACAGTTGAGAATGTGTTGTATGCCTTTGCGGGGAATGCTTCCGTCTCAGCTATGTTCATTCGTGCATTGCTACCTGTATCGGGTCACGCCATGTTTGCGGTAATTATGGGTTATTACATGGGGCGGGCCAAGTTCTCGGATGGCAAGAAAAAACGTTGGTTTCTTATGCTCTCACTTGTTTTACCGTTCTTCTGGCATGCTCTATACGATGTCATTATGAATACGATGGTGAATCATTGGTTATGGTTCATTGCGCCATTGATGGCGGGACTATGGTACGGTGCGATGGGCAAGATTACAAGGGCCAACAATCGTTCTCCTTTTCGTTTTGTGAAGCGTGAGGAAGAGATTAAATTATAA
- the cmk gene encoding (d)CMP kinase has product MASQNTSENGKMNVAIDGPAGAGKSTVARLVAEALAYIYVDTGAMYRAVTLHMLRKGISPEDVPEVLQETQKLVIDLQPDPDGQKVFCNGEDVTSEIRSREVTGIVSRYAQIEGLRTQMVNTQRQMALRKGVVMDGRDIGTTVLPDAEVKIFMTASVEERALRRFKELDPSEGLTLQQLERDIATRDKLDESREISPLRCAEDATVLDTTEMSIHEVVDKIVSYCTMVRGEIGL; this is encoded by the coding sequence TTGGCAAGCCAGAACACATCAGAGAACGGGAAGATGAACGTTGCAATTGACGGACCTGCCGGTGCCGGGAAAAGCACGGTGGCCCGATTGGTTGCAGAGGCGCTCGCGTACATATACGTTGATACTGGCGCGATGTACCGTGCGGTAACCCTGCATATGCTTCGAAAAGGTATTTCACCGGAAGATGTGCCAGAGGTGCTTCAGGAAACCCAAAAGCTGGTCATTGATTTACAACCGGATCCCGACGGACAGAAAGTGTTCTGTAATGGGGAGGATGTAACCTCGGAAATCCGCTCCCGTGAAGTGACGGGAATCGTGTCCCGATATGCGCAAATCGAGGGGCTGCGTACGCAAATGGTGAATACACAGCGGCAAATGGCTTTGCGCAAGGGCGTCGTCATGGATGGACGCGATATCGGAACGACAGTATTGCCCGACGCGGAAGTGAAAATCTTCATGACTGCCAGTGTGGAAGAGCGTGCACTTCGCCGCTTCAAAGAACTGGACCCCTCAGAAGGACTGACGTTGCAGCAACTTGAGCGAGACATTGCCACCCGTGACAAATTGGATGAAAGTAGGGAAATATCCCCGCTTCGTTGTGCTGAAGACGCTACTGTGCTTGACACAACCGAGATGAGCATCCATGAAGTGGTTGACAAAATCGTGTCTTATTGCACAATGGTCAGAGGAGAGATCGGTCTATGA
- the der gene encoding ribosome biogenesis GTPase Der — protein MARPVVAIVGRPNVGKSTIFNRIIGDRLAIVEDKPGITRDRIYGIGEWNGKPFSIIDTGGIEIDGEDVILKSIRMQAELAIEEADVIVFMCDAKAGITQSDEEVAEMLYRSGKPIVVAVNKVDNIGRSELIYEFYGFGFGDPIGVSGSHGTGVGDLLDAIVEKLPELEEETYDDDVIRVALIGRPNVGKSSLVNAILGEERVIVSDVAGTTRDAIDTPFEKDGQRYVLIDTAGMRKRGKVYETTEKYSVMRAMRAIERADVVLIVINGEEGIIEQDKHIAGYAFEAGKASMFVVNKWDVVEKSDKTMNEFEKKIRDHFLFMTYAPVVFLSAKTKQRLQKLLPVVQRVAQQHSMRVQTHLLNDVVSDAVAINPPPTDKGRRMRINYVTQVAVKPPTMVIFVNDPELMHFSYERYLENKIRSAFDFEGTPIRIFTRRKSDEG, from the coding sequence ATGGCAAGACCCGTTGTGGCAATTGTCGGGCGACCGAATGTGGGCAAATCCACCATTTTTAATCGGATCATCGGCGACAGATTGGCCATTGTGGAAGACAAGCCGGGCATTACCCGTGACCGTATCTACGGAATCGGCGAATGGAACGGTAAACCATTTAGCATTATCGATACAGGTGGTATCGAAATCGACGGCGAGGACGTCATTCTAAAATCAATCCGGATGCAGGCAGAGCTCGCCATTGAAGAAGCGGATGTTATTGTATTCATGTGTGATGCAAAAGCAGGGATTACGCAATCTGATGAAGAAGTCGCAGAGATGTTGTACCGCTCAGGTAAGCCTATCGTTGTAGCCGTTAACAAAGTGGATAATATCGGGCGCAGTGAGCTCATTTATGAGTTTTATGGATTTGGATTTGGTGATCCAATCGGAGTATCGGGGAGTCATGGTACAGGTGTAGGTGATTTGCTCGATGCCATCGTAGAGAAATTGCCTGAACTTGAGGAAGAGACTTACGATGACGATGTCATCCGTGTAGCCCTGATCGGACGTCCGAACGTGGGTAAATCTTCATTGGTGAATGCCATTTTAGGCGAAGAACGTGTTATTGTAAGTGATGTTGCTGGTACGACGCGGGATGCGATCGATACACCGTTTGAAAAAGACGGTCAGCGCTATGTGCTGATTGATACAGCAGGTATGCGTAAACGTGGTAAAGTCTATGAAACCACGGAGAAATACAGCGTGATGCGTGCGATGCGTGCCATTGAGCGTGCAGATGTTGTTCTGATTGTAATTAATGGTGAAGAAGGCATTATCGAGCAGGACAAGCATATTGCAGGTTATGCATTTGAAGCAGGCAAAGCCTCCATGTTTGTTGTGAACAAATGGGACGTTGTAGAGAAGTCTGATAAAACAATGAATGAGTTTGAGAAAAAAATTCGGGATCATTTCCTGTTTATGACTTACGCTCCGGTTGTATTTTTGTCAGCCAAGACAAAACAACGCTTACAAAAATTGTTGCCTGTGGTGCAACGTGTGGCCCAGCAGCACTCTATGCGTGTTCAGACGCATCTGCTTAACGATGTAGTGTCTGATGCAGTGGCGATTAATCCGCCACCAACAGATAAAGGACGCAGAATGAGAATCAATTATGTGACTCAGGTTGCAGTTAAACCTCCGACCATGGTTATTTTTGTGAACGATCCGGAATTGATGCACTTTTCTTATGAACGTTACCTGGAGAATAAAATTCGTTCAGCGTTTGATTTTGAAGGGACGCCAATTCGCATATTTACTCGGAGGAAGTCCGACGAAGGTTAG
- the plsY gene encoding glycerol-3-phosphate 1-O-acyltransferase PlsY: MILQIAAIVLSYLLGSISFSVLLAKALRGIDIRQHGSGNAGATNTLRILGKGPAILVLLLDVLKGIAAVWIGVWFSNGSDWIPALSGIAAIAGHNWPLYFRFRGGKGIATAIGVLVTLALIPALCAGVFAILSIVLTRYVSLGSLIFVALTPLFILVLPGYSMSIFWGSLIICLFAFWRHRTNIAKLAKGQENKLGSKNPGGGKRVV; this comes from the coding sequence GTGATTTTACAAATCGCAGCGATTGTACTGAGCTATCTGCTCGGTTCAATCAGCTTTAGTGTCCTCCTTGCAAAAGCACTACGGGGGATCGATATCCGTCAACACGGAAGCGGAAATGCAGGGGCTACCAATACTTTGCGGATATTGGGTAAAGGACCGGCAATTCTGGTACTGCTGTTGGATGTACTCAAAGGTATTGCGGCCGTTTGGATTGGGGTCTGGTTCAGCAATGGTTCCGATTGGATTCCTGCTCTTAGTGGTATAGCTGCTATTGCAGGCCATAACTGGCCGCTGTACTTCCGTTTCCGTGGAGGTAAAGGAATTGCGACAGCGATTGGTGTGCTCGTGACTCTTGCACTTATTCCTGCGCTATGCGCCGGGGTATTTGCGATCCTGTCCATCGTATTGACACGATATGTTTCATTGGGCTCCCTTATTTTTGTAGCTTTGACACCGCTCTTCATCCTTGTGTTACCCGGATATTCGATGAGTATCTTCTGGGGAAGTCTGATTATTTGTCTGTTTGCGTTCTGGAGACATCGTACCAATATTGCGAAGCTCGCCAAAGGACAGGAAAATAAATTGGGATCGAAAAACCCTGGAGGGGGAAAACGCGTTGTCTAA
- a CDS encoding lysophospholipid acyltransferase family protein, with translation MIYTFCSTLLRIIYTILFRLEAVGRENIPKEGGVLLCSNHISNFDPPTVGIKIRRQVRFMAKSELFDIPVFGRIIKAVGAFPVKRGGVSKESIKTSLNILRDGEVLGIFPSGSRHNDGGIGKKGAASFALRSGATVIPTAIIGNYKVFRKMKVVYGAPVNLDEFKEDPSGDALERATEKIMSKINEMVQTGVPSK, from the coding sequence ATGATTTACACATTTTGCAGCACATTACTGCGGATCATTTACACCATTCTTTTTCGCCTGGAGGCAGTTGGACGGGAGAACATCCCGAAAGAAGGCGGCGTACTTTTATGTTCTAATCATATCAGTAACTTTGATCCTCCAACGGTTGGTATCAAGATTCGTCGTCAGGTGCGCTTCATGGCCAAAAGCGAATTGTTTGATATCCCGGTCTTTGGCCGAATTATCAAAGCCGTAGGCGCTTTTCCGGTTAAACGTGGAGGCGTCAGCAAGGAATCCATCAAGACCTCACTCAACATTTTGCGTGACGGTGAAGTGCTTGGTATTTTCCCTTCGGGAAGTAGACACAATGATGGAGGCATCGGTAAAAAAGGGGCAGCGAGCTTCGCTCTCCGAAGTGGTGCTACAGTTATTCCTACTGCTATTATCGGTAACTACAAGGTTTTTCGTAAGATGAAAGTTGTTTATGGAGCACCGGTGAATTTGGACGAGTTCAAGGAAGATCCATCTGGCGATGCGCTGGAGAGAGCGACGGAGAAGATTATGTCCAAAATTAATGAAATGGTGCAAACAGGCGTGCCGAGCAAGTAA
- a CDS encoding NAD(P)H-dependent glycerol-3-phosphate dehydrogenase produces the protein MSKKVAVLVAGSWGTALASVLAANHLDVIMWTRGEDQAAEINNKHTNQRFLPDAELSPRIQATTDMATAVEGASAVLIVAPSSAMRSVAHQLKAYYKPEMLIIHATKGFETESLKRMSTVISEELECEEGRVVVLSGPSHAEEVVKRCPTTVVVASLDKASAEAAQGLFMNAYFRVYTNRDMIGVELAGAFKNIIALGAGMSDGLNFGDNAKAALLTRGLAEITRIGVEMGANPLTFSGLAGIGDLVVTATSQHSRNWRAGSLLGKGQKLDDVLNSMGMVVEGIRTTQAAHFISQKYGVQMPIADQLYHVLFQERQPRDAVEALMGRDPKTEMEVMTLETWEQWHS, from the coding sequence TTGTCTAAAAAAGTTGCTGTTCTGGTTGCGGGCAGTTGGGGTACTGCACTTGCCAGTGTATTGGCTGCCAATCATCTGGATGTGATCATGTGGACACGTGGTGAAGACCAGGCCGCAGAGATCAATAATAAACATACAAACCAACGCTTCCTTCCCGATGCAGAGCTGTCACCCCGTATTCAGGCAACCACGGATATGGCGACGGCAGTTGAAGGGGCTTCTGCTGTGTTAATTGTTGCTCCTTCATCGGCGATGCGTTCGGTTGCTCATCAGCTTAAGGCCTATTACAAACCGGAAATGTTAATCATTCATGCAACCAAGGGATTCGAGACAGAAAGTCTGAAACGTATGTCCACGGTCATTTCGGAAGAACTCGAATGTGAAGAAGGCCGTGTCGTTGTACTTTCTGGTCCAAGCCATGCGGAAGAAGTGGTTAAGCGTTGCCCGACGACGGTTGTTGTGGCATCACTGGATAAAGCTTCTGCAGAGGCAGCTCAAGGTTTATTTATGAATGCTTATTTCCGTGTGTATACGAATCGAGATATGATCGGTGTAGAACTGGCGGGAGCGTTCAAAAATATTATCGCGCTGGGAGCAGGGATGTCAGACGGGCTTAACTTTGGTGACAATGCCAAAGCAGCCTTGTTAACACGCGGGCTGGCCGAGATCACACGCATCGGTGTGGAGATGGGAGCTAATCCGCTCACGTTCTCCGGACTCGCAGGGATCGGCGATTTGGTTGTGACTGCGACCAGTCAGCACAGCCGTAATTGGAGAGCAGGTTCCTTGCTGGGCAAAGGACAGAAGCTGGACGATGTTTTGAATTCCATGGGCATGGTTGTGGAAGGTATTCGGACCACACAGGCCGCCCACTTTATTTCTCAGAAATACGGTGTGCAAATGCCGATTGCAGATCAGCTTTATCACGTTCTTTTTCAAGAGAGACAGCCGCGGGATGCGGTTGAAGCTTTGATGGGACGTGATCCCAAGACCGAAATGGAAGTCATGACGCTTGAAACCTGGGAGCAGTGGCATTCCTGA
- a CDS encoding flagellar brake protein: MFPKINEVLYIQIASADEKEESKEYKSRIADVDENSFLIEVPMQQGSSRLKRLFFGEELSISYITEDGVRHYFNTYVTGFEEDVVRLVRIRKPLPDDITKIQRRSFLRVHANLEMAIQSEDLTRAVGLTEDIGGGGLSIYGEPDFAIVEGQKLKCWLLIPYRNAAIEHANFEAEVVRIKSLETGRQLCMLKFVQITDSERQKIIKFCFERQLDYRTK; this comes from the coding sequence TTGTTTCCCAAAATAAATGAAGTTTTATACATCCAGATTGCCTCTGCAGATGAAAAAGAGGAAAGCAAAGAATATAAATCACGCATAGCAGATGTCGATGAGAACAGTTTTCTGATTGAAGTTCCGATGCAGCAGGGAAGTAGCCGGTTGAAACGGTTGTTTTTTGGTGAGGAATTGTCCATTTCGTATATCACGGAAGACGGGGTTCGTCATTATTTCAATACATATGTGACCGGATTTGAAGAAGATGTAGTTCGGCTAGTACGAATTCGTAAGCCATTGCCGGACGACATTACCAAAATCCAGCGTCGCAGTTTTCTGCGTGTTCATGCAAATCTTGAAATGGCCATCCAGAGCGAGGACCTGACCCGAGCCGTGGGCTTGACTGAAGATATTGGCGGCGGGGGATTATCCATTTATGGTGAACCTGATTTTGCTATTGTTGAAGGACAGAAGCTGAAATGCTGGTTGCTTATTCCTTATCGGAATGCAGCGATTGAGCATGCTAATTTTGAAGCGGAAGTGGTACGGATCAAATCACTGGAAACAGGCAGACAGCTGTGTATGTTAAAGTTTGTGCAGATTACGGATTCAGAACGGCAGAAGATCATCAAGTTTTGTTTTGAACGGCAATTGGATTATCGAACGAAATAA
- the rpsA gene encoding 30S ribosomal protein S1 translates to MSEEMKNQEATQDELDQFVSLKKGDTVKGTIVKLEDNQAYVSIGYKYDGVIPIRELSSLHVDSASDAVEVGQEVEAKVLSIDDEKEKLVLSKRAIDSENAWDQLQKHFEDQDVFEVVVADVVKGGLVADVGVRGFIPASMVERHFVEDFSDYKGRTLRVKVKEIDRENNKVILSQKDVLEQEFEANKATVMAGLQEGQVIEGTVQRLTQFGAFVDVGGVDGLVHVSELAWTHVDKPSDVLSEGDKVNVKVLKVDPEKGKISLSMKAVQPGPWETAGDKFNSSDIVTGVVKRLVDFGAFVEIAPGVEGLVHISQISHKHIGTPHEVLKEGQEVQVKILDMNPSEQRVSLSIKETEEAPAQPQKSERPARNNAPREEINNPNVSLSNQGLSITLGERFGDKLSKFK, encoded by the coding sequence ATGTCGGAAGAAATGAAAAATCAAGAAGCAACCCAAGATGAGTTGGATCAATTCGTTTCCTTGAAAAAAGGAGATACCGTAAAAGGAACCATCGTCAAATTGGAAGATAACCAAGCCTATGTGAGCATTGGATATAAATATGACGGTGTAATTCCAATTCGTGAACTGTCTTCCCTGCACGTGGACAGCGCGTCTGATGCAGTTGAAGTTGGACAAGAAGTTGAAGCTAAAGTACTTAGCATCGACGACGAGAAAGAAAAACTCGTTCTGTCCAAACGTGCAATCGACAGCGAAAACGCTTGGGATCAATTGCAAAAGCATTTTGAAGACCAAGACGTATTCGAAGTTGTTGTAGCTGACGTTGTTAAAGGCGGTCTGGTAGCAGACGTGGGCGTACGCGGATTTATCCCGGCTTCCATGGTAGAGCGCCATTTCGTTGAAGATTTCAGCGATTACAAAGGACGCACATTGCGTGTTAAAGTGAAAGAGATCGACCGTGAGAACAACAAAGTGATCCTTTCCCAAAAAGACGTACTTGAGCAAGAATTCGAAGCAAACAAAGCTACTGTTATGGCTGGTTTGCAAGAAGGTCAAGTTATCGAAGGTACGGTACAACGTTTGACTCAATTCGGTGCTTTCGTTGATGTTGGCGGAGTAGACGGATTGGTTCACGTATCCGAGCTGGCTTGGACACACGTTGACAAACCATCGGACGTTCTGTCTGAAGGCGATAAAGTAAACGTAAAAGTGCTGAAAGTTGATCCTGAAAAAGGTAAGATCAGCCTGAGCATGAAAGCTGTTCAACCAGGTCCTTGGGAAACAGCTGGCGACAAATTCAACTCCAGCGATATCGTAACAGGTGTTGTAAAACGTCTGGTTGACTTCGGTGCTTTTGTTGAAATCGCTCCTGGTGTTGAGGGACTTGTGCATATCTCGCAAATCTCCCACAAACATATTGGCACTCCGCACGAAGTATTGAAAGAAGGACAAGAAGTTCAAGTTAAAATCTTGGACATGAATCCTTCTGAGCAACGTGTGAGCCTGAGCATCAAGGAAACTGAAGAAGCTCCTGCTCAACCACAAAAATCAGAGCGTCCAGCAAGAAACAACGCTCCACGTGAAGAAATCAACAACCCGAACGTTTCCTTGAGCAATCAAGGTCTGAGCATTACGCTCGGCGAACGCTTCGGTGACAAACTCAGCAAATTCAAATAA
- the ypeB gene encoding germination protein YpeB: MYKRLSSVMFPIFAVLLIGALVWGYQENQEKNAILIKAENQYQRAFHDLSFHMDKLHSEIGNTLAVHATSQGMHRKGLMNVWRLTSEAQNEINQLPLTMLPFSETEEFLSRISNFAYQASMRDLTNEPLSEKEMGNLKKLYANSSEITKNLQDVQQKVISDRLRWMDAESAMATEEQTMDNTIVDGFRTVNKKVQEYPELDWGPSVSSIYAKRSVKKLDGLPMTKEQIQTKAAKFSNAEQGKIQIQENGKGTDWESYTATIDQSKDSKLSMDFTRNGGLLISYSDTRPIGTKKVTRKEAMAKADHFLSNKGYKDMKAVNYDEFGNLGNLTYVRKQGDTLIYPEKMSVRVGLDNGDVTGFQASDFVYEHQKKREVPKAALTIEQARKKLNPEFKESYARKSLIKNDYSKEVLCYEFGGRINGTKYKIYINADTGMEEAVEEIKPVNETT, from the coding sequence ATGTATAAACGTTTAAGTTCAGTTATGTTTCCGATATTTGCAGTTCTGTTAATCGGTGCTCTCGTATGGGGTTACCAAGAGAACCAGGAGAAAAATGCAATTCTGATCAAAGCAGAGAATCAATATCAGCGTGCCTTTCACGATTTATCTTTTCATATGGACAAATTGCATTCGGAGATTGGGAATACACTCGCAGTTCATGCTACGTCCCAAGGGATGCATCGAAAAGGTCTTATGAACGTATGGAGACTCACCAGTGAAGCGCAGAATGAGATTAACCAATTGCCGCTGACGATGCTGCCATTCAGTGAAACGGAGGAATTTCTCTCCCGCATTTCCAATTTTGCTTACCAAGCGTCCATGCGTGATCTGACGAATGAACCTTTAAGTGAAAAGGAAATGGGCAACCTGAAAAAGCTGTATGCGAATTCATCCGAGATAACCAAAAATTTGCAGGATGTACAGCAGAAAGTCATTTCTGACCGTTTACGCTGGATGGATGCAGAATCAGCCATGGCAACGGAAGAGCAAACGATGGATAATACCATCGTGGATGGATTCCGTACAGTGAACAAAAAGGTACAGGAGTATCCTGAACTTGATTGGGGTCCTTCAGTCTCCAGCATTTATGCCAAACGTTCGGTGAAAAAGCTGGATGGCTTACCGATGACCAAAGAGCAGATCCAAACTAAAGCTGCAAAGTTTTCCAATGCTGAACAGGGCAAGATTCAAATACAGGAAAATGGTAAAGGTACAGATTGGGAATCGTACACAGCCACGATTGATCAATCCAAAGACAGTAAATTGAGTATGGACTTTACGCGTAATGGCGGTCTGCTCATCTCTTACAGTGACACTCGTCCAATCGGAACAAAGAAAGTTACACGTAAGGAAGCAATGGCCAAAGCAGACCATTTCCTTTCCAATAAGGGTTATAAAGATATGAAGGCAGTCAATTATGACGAGTTTGGCAATCTCGGTAACCTGACCTATGTCCGTAAACAAGGTGATACATTGATTTACCCGGAAAAGATGTCTGTTCGGGTAGGTCTTGATAATGGGGATGTTACCGGCTTCCAGGCAAGTGATTTTGTATATGAGCATCAGAAGAAGCGGGAGGTTCCGAAAGCTGCACTTACGATTGAACAGGCCCGCAAAAAGCTGAATCCGGAATTCAAGGAGAGCTACGCTCGCAAATCACTCATTAAGAATGATTACAGCAAAGAAGTTCTGTGTTACGAATTCGGCGGACGAATCAATGGTACAAAATATAAAATTTACATCAACGCTGATACAGGTATGGAAGAAGCCGTTGAGGAAATCAAACCGGTGAATGAGACCACATAA
- a CDS encoding genetic competence negative regulator, protein MKIERLSHDKIRIFLTFDDLSERGIQKEDMWQEIPKVHELFTEMMDQAYSELGFDATGPLAVEVFALPAQGMVVIVTRGKYDPQQYGSGNEDDLPEEVYEMEVTLEQSDSIVYAFKDFEVLIEAAHMLHQHVTDAGRLYSYKDKWFLHFEPDDLDSTKHAALIALLAEFGEGSSVTPAVMEEYGKVVMPEQAVEVICTHFKRQE, encoded by the coding sequence ATGAAAATAGAACGATTAAGTCACGATAAGATACGGATTTTCCTGACCTTTGACGATCTGAGCGAGCGCGGAATACAAAAAGAAGATATGTGGCAGGAAATACCTAAAGTTCATGAACTGTTCACTGAAATGATGGACCAGGCCTATTCCGAACTTGGATTTGATGCTACAGGTCCTCTTGCTGTCGAAGTATTCGCACTTCCCGCTCAAGGGATGGTTGTCATTGTCACCCGGGGGAAATATGATCCGCAACAATATGGTTCAGGTAATGAGGATGATCTGCCTGAAGAAGTATATGAGATGGAAGTTACACTTGAGCAGAGCGATTCCATCGTCTATGCATTCAAAGATTTTGAAGTGCTTATTGAGGCTGCACATATGTTGCATCAGCACGTAACGGATGCTGGAAGACTTTATTCCTATAAAGACAAATGGTTTTTGCATTTTGAACCGGATGACTTGGATTCCACCAAACATGCAGCATTGATTGCCTTGCTTGCTGAATTCGGTGAAGGTTCTTCCGTTACCCCTGCCGTCATGGAAGAGTACGGAAAGGTTGTTATGCCTGAACAAGCGGTTGAGGTTATTTGCACCCACTTCAAGCGTCAGGAGTAA